One window from the genome of Gammaproteobacteria bacterium encodes:
- a CDS encoding hypothetical protein (Evidence 5 : Unknown function) has product MWYPSPTTIDDLPLRISQARHWYVLAETLVVALITLLLACLGQNHITSNIFSEVIPQIL; this is encoded by the coding sequence ATGTGGTATCCCTCCCCTACTACAATCGATGACTTACCGCTACGTATCAGTCAAGCGCGTCACTGGTATGTACTGGCAGAGACGCTGGTGGTAGCGTTGATCACGCTACTGTTAGCTTGTTTGGGACAGAATCACATCACATCGAACATTTTTAGCGAAGTGATACCCCAGATCCTATGA